From Drosophila yakuba strain Tai18E2 chromosome 2L, Prin_Dyak_Tai18E2_2.1, whole genome shotgun sequence, one genomic window encodes:
- the LOC26535694 gene encoding uncharacterized protein LOC26535694 isoform X2, whose amino-acid sequence MQRHKMQITRRNNQIENETEQSAIKVDDEPNGNCSTKTTEQHTIEQPKGTGRTRFRCSAVQLFNCSAGQDFPTTPASRLAPLPIPFALDNTQLPAHRNQQSTNICIASSPVSWLVSLQDICATERRMEIC is encoded by the exons ATGCAGCGgcacaaaatgcaaatcacCCGGCGGAATAATCAAATCGAGAACGAAACTGAGCAAAGCGCCATCAAAGTTGACGACGAACCAAACGGAAACTGCTCCACAAAGACAACAGAACAGCACACAATTGAACAGCCCAAGGGCACAGGACGAACAAGGTTCAGGTGTTCAGCTGTTCAGCTGTTCAACTGTTCGGCTGGGCAGGATTTTCCCACGACCCCAGCCAGTCGACTGGCTCCACTCCCAATCCCATTCGCT CTAGACAACACCCAACTGCCAGCCCATAGaaatcaacaatcaacaaatatttgcatagcCTCTTCGCCCGTCTCCTGGCTTGTTTCACTCCAG GATATTTGTGCCACTGAACGTCGGATGGAAATTTGCTGA
- the LOC26535694 gene encoding uncharacterized protein LOC26535694 isoform X1, with translation MQRHKMQITRRNNQIENETEQSAIKVDDEPNGNCSTKTTEQHTIEQPKGTGRTRFRCSAVQLFNCSAGQDFPTTPASRLAPLPIPFALDNTQLPAHRNQQSTNICIASSPVSWLVSLQFISQDICATERRMEIC, from the exons ATGCAGCGgcacaaaatgcaaatcacCCGGCGGAATAATCAAATCGAGAACGAAACTGAGCAAAGCGCCATCAAAGTTGACGACGAACCAAACGGAAACTGCTCCACAAAGACAACAGAACAGCACACAATTGAACAGCCCAAGGGCACAGGACGAACAAGGTTCAGGTGTTCAGCTGTTCAGCTGTTCAACTGTTCGGCTGGGCAGGATTTTCCCACGACCCCAGCCAGTCGACTGGCTCCACTCCCAATCCCATTCGCT CTAGACAACACCCAACTGCCAGCCCATAGaaatcaacaatcaacaaatatttgcatagcCTCTTCGCCCGTCTCCTGGCTTGTTTCACTCCAG TTTATTTCACAGGATATTTGTGCCACTGAACGTCGGATGGAAATTTGCTGA